The following proteins are co-located in the Heliorestis convoluta genome:
- the lon gene encoding endopeptidase La, protein MSEEKKERQIVQELPLLPLRGIIVFPYMVVHLDVGRERSVSAVEEAMAQDRLIFLATQKEAQTDQPKEEDIYKIGTVAEVKQLLKLPGGTIRVLVEGLARAEIEEYLAIEPYMKVQVREHVEEEEKTAALEALMRSLVNQFEQYVKISKKIPPETFVSVVAVEDPGRFADIIASHLNLKTQDKQEILEALDITKRLELLSEILAKEMEILELERKINVRVRKQMEKTQKEYYLREQIKAIQKELGDKDDRQAESEELREKIQKAKLPKEVKEKALRELERLEKMPPMVAEATVVRNYLEWLLALPWSKQTKDRLDVDKAEEILNEDHFGLEKVKERIIEYLAIRKLTQKPKGPIICFVGPPGVGKTSLARSIARALERKFVRLSLGGVRDEAEIRGHRRTYVGAMPGRIIQGMRTSGSKNPLFLLDEIDKMTMDFRGDPASALLEVLDPEQNSTFSDHFIEVPFDLSKVMFLTTANGIHSIPRPLLDRMELIHIAGYTEEEKVRIAQDYLIPKQLKDHGLKEEQVQISENTLRRIIREYTREAGVRNLEREVAALCRKSARAIVKEPEKIISISSGTVPTYLGIPRFRYGLAEMESQVGVATGLAWTETGGDTLAIEVALLPGKGTLSLTGKLGDVMKESAQAGITYVRSRAKHLNIDEKFYQNTDIHIHVPEGAIPKDGPSAGITMAIALTSALTKRPINKEVAMTGEITLRGRVLPVGGIKEKVLAANRAGCTKVILPADNKKDLEDVPANIKKKLKFFLVEHMDQVIAEALLDALPTDNTEPPESLSTQKDNENGSAFHEEVPTGLQS, encoded by the coding sequence ATGTCTGAAGAAAAGAAAGAGCGGCAAATTGTGCAAGAGCTTCCTCTCTTACCTTTAAGAGGGATTATTGTTTTCCCATATATGGTCGTCCATCTCGATGTAGGACGGGAACGTTCTGTGAGCGCCGTAGAAGAAGCGATGGCTCAAGATCGCTTGATTTTCTTAGCTACCCAAAAAGAAGCGCAAACGGATCAACCGAAAGAAGAAGATATTTATAAGATTGGTACGGTTGCAGAGGTTAAACAACTCCTAAAATTGCCCGGAGGAACGATCAGAGTCCTTGTAGAAGGGTTGGCTCGTGCTGAGATAGAAGAATATCTAGCCATAGAACCCTATATGAAAGTTCAAGTTCGTGAGCATGTAGAGGAAGAAGAAAAAACAGCAGCTTTAGAAGCTTTAATGCGATCTCTGGTCAATCAATTTGAGCAATACGTTAAAATATCGAAAAAGATTCCCCCTGAAACCTTTGTTTCCGTTGTAGCAGTTGAAGATCCTGGTAGATTTGCAGATATCATTGCTTCTCATCTAAACTTAAAAACACAAGACAAGCAAGAAATACTAGAAGCACTTGATATCACCAAACGATTAGAGTTGCTATCGGAAATTCTAGCCAAAGAAATGGAGATCTTAGAGCTAGAACGTAAAATTAATGTTCGCGTACGTAAGCAAATGGAAAAAACGCAAAAGGAATACTATTTACGCGAACAAATCAAAGCGATTCAAAAAGAATTGGGCGATAAAGATGATAGGCAAGCAGAGTCTGAAGAATTACGAGAGAAGATTCAGAAAGCGAAGCTGCCAAAAGAAGTAAAAGAAAAAGCTTTAAGAGAGTTAGAGCGCCTAGAGAAAATGCCACCGATGGTGGCAGAAGCAACAGTTGTTCGAAACTATTTAGAATGGCTCTTAGCACTACCTTGGTCTAAGCAGACGAAAGATCGGCTTGATGTAGATAAAGCAGAAGAAATTCTCAATGAAGATCATTTTGGCTTAGAAAAAGTAAAAGAGAGAATTATCGAGTACCTAGCCATTCGTAAGTTAACGCAAAAGCCAAAAGGTCCGATCATCTGTTTCGTAGGCCCTCCCGGTGTAGGTAAAACTTCACTGGCTCGCTCCATAGCCAGAGCCTTAGAACGAAAGTTTGTACGACTTTCTCTAGGTGGTGTTCGTGATGAAGCAGAGATTCGCGGGCACAGACGGACCTATGTCGGCGCCATGCCAGGTAGAATTATTCAAGGTATGAGAACATCCGGCTCGAAAAACCCTCTCTTTCTTCTCGACGAAATCGACAAGATGACCATGGATTTTCGAGGTGACCCAGCTTCCGCCCTTTTAGAAGTGCTTGATCCAGAACAGAACAGTACTTTTTCTGATCATTTTATTGAAGTACCTTTTGATCTTTCTAAAGTTATGTTTCTTACTACAGCCAACGGGATTCACAGCATCCCACGACCACTGCTTGATCGCATGGAGCTTATTCATATTGCTGGATACACAGAAGAAGAAAAAGTACGAATTGCCCAAGACTATCTCATTCCCAAACAGCTCAAAGATCATGGCTTGAAAGAAGAGCAAGTCCAAATCTCAGAAAATACATTGCGAAGAATTATCCGTGAATATACTCGTGAAGCTGGTGTTCGTAATCTGGAAAGAGAAGTCGCTGCACTCTGTAGAAAAAGTGCAAGAGCCATTGTTAAAGAACCTGAGAAAATCATATCCATCTCCTCAGGCACTGTACCGACGTACCTGGGCATACCTCGCTTTCGCTACGGTTTGGCTGAGATGGAGTCTCAAGTTGGCGTAGCCACGGGTCTTGCATGGACAGAAACAGGTGGAGATACTTTAGCGATTGAAGTGGCCTTACTTCCTGGCAAAGGCACCTTGTCTCTAACAGGTAAACTTGGTGATGTGATGAAAGAATCAGCACAAGCAGGCATTACCTACGTTCGCTCAAGAGCCAAGCATTTGAATATTGATGAAAAATTCTACCAGAACACGGACATTCATATTCACGTCCCAGAAGGTGCCATTCCAAAAGACGGACCTTCTGCTGGTATAACCATGGCCATCGCACTCACTTCAGCTTTAACGAAACGTCCTATCAACAAAGAAGTGGCTATGACAGGAGAAATTACACTCCGTGGTAGAGTTCTCCCCGTAGGGGGTATAAAAGAAAAGGTCTTAGCAGCCAATCGAGCAGGTTGTACAAAAGTCATCTTGCCTGCCGATAACAAAAAAGATCTAGAAGATGTACCAGCCAACATTAAAAAGAAATTAAAATTCTTCCTGGTAGAGCATATGGACCAAGTGATTGCAGAGGCTTTGCTTGATGCCCTACCGACGGATAATACAGAGCCACCAGAAAGCTTATCAACGCAGAAAGATAATGAAAATGGCTCTGCCTTTCACGAAGAAGTTCCCACAGGATTACAAAGCTAA
- the lonB gene encoding ATP-dependent protease LonB — protein sequence MSFWSSLNGFLGLLQIFFIIIIGTYFWHLLRNQQSNKSAVERESKKELDKLQLLRNISLSEPLSEKTRPTTFSEIVGQNEGVKALKAALCGPNPQHVLIYGPPGVGKTAAARLVLEEAIANPLSPFREDAKFIEIDGATARFDERGIADPLIGSVHDPIYQGAGAMGMAGIPQPKQGAVTKAHGGILFIDEIGELHPIQINKLLKVLEDRKVILESAYYSSEDNNIPGHIHDIFQNGLPADFRLVGATTRLPQEIPAAIRSRCLEIYFRSLNGEEIAVIAEGAASKVMMGIPKEAITVIQQYATNGREAVNIVQIAAGIALSDEKKELSVEDVEWVVHSGQYNRRPDRKVPSESQVGLVNGLAVTGPSTGVLMEIEATVMPAKKGRGGITVTGIVDEEEMGGMGGRTIKRRSLVKTSVDNVLTALRQKSDIEPRDWDIHINFPGGTPIDGPSAGIAMATAIYSAIQGMPVHHKVAMTGEISVRGHVKPVGGVLAKIEAARIAGAERVLIPRENWLESFQSIDSPKVIPISSLDQVFAEALIEKDQESKEEFQKSHELLPAAAFGVIASDSMEEQPTL from the coding sequence TTGTCTTTTTGGTCTAGTCTAAACGGATTTCTAGGACTGCTCCAAATCTTCTTCATCATCATCATTGGCACCTATTTTTGGCACCTTCTTCGCAACCAACAGAGCAACAAATCAGCTGTGGAAAGAGAATCAAAAAAAGAGCTTGATAAACTGCAATTACTAAGAAATATCAGCTTATCAGAACCATTGTCTGAAAAAACGAGGCCTACCACTTTTTCCGAAATCGTAGGGCAGAATGAAGGTGTCAAAGCCTTAAAAGCAGCTCTTTGTGGCCCCAATCCACAGCATGTACTCATCTACGGACCGCCCGGCGTTGGAAAAACAGCCGCAGCTCGACTGGTTTTAGAAGAAGCCATTGCCAATCCCCTATCACCTTTTCGTGAAGATGCCAAATTTATTGAAATTGATGGAGCAACAGCACGCTTTGATGAGCGTGGCATTGCAGATCCCCTCATTGGTTCTGTACACGATCCTATCTATCAAGGTGCTGGTGCCATGGGTATGGCCGGAATTCCTCAACCAAAACAAGGTGCAGTCACGAAAGCGCATGGTGGTATTTTATTTATAGACGAAATTGGTGAATTGCACCCCATTCAGATTAATAAACTTCTAAAAGTGCTAGAGGATCGGAAAGTTATTCTGGAAAGTGCCTACTATTCCAGTGAAGACAATAACATACCTGGCCATATTCATGACATTTTTCAAAACGGATTACCGGCCGATTTCCGCCTCGTAGGCGCCACAACAAGGTTGCCTCAAGAAATACCAGCGGCCATTCGCAGTCGCTGCTTAGAAATTTACTTCCGGTCTCTAAATGGCGAAGAAATTGCTGTTATTGCCGAAGGCGCAGCATCGAAGGTCATGATGGGCATACCGAAGGAAGCGATTACCGTCATTCAGCAATATGCAACCAATGGACGGGAAGCCGTAAATATTGTACAAATCGCAGCAGGAATTGCGTTGAGCGATGAAAAAAAGGAATTATCAGTAGAAGATGTTGAGTGGGTTGTCCATTCGGGACAATATAACAGAAGACCTGATCGAAAAGTCCCATCTGAATCACAAGTAGGCCTTGTCAATGGTTTAGCCGTAACAGGCCCATCTACAGGTGTATTAATGGAGATTGAAGCCACTGTTATGCCTGCTAAGAAAGGACGAGGCGGCATCACCGTTACAGGCATTGTAGATGAAGAAGAAATGGGAGGAATGGGCGGCAGAACCATTAAGAGAAGAAGCCTTGTAAAAACATCGGTAGACAATGTACTCACAGCCCTTCGCCAGAAAAGCGACATTGAGCCAAGAGACTGGGACATTCACATTAACTTTCCAGGCGGAACACCGATAGATGGACCATCTGCTGGTATTGCAATGGCAACGGCCATTTACTCAGCCATACAAGGAATGCCGGTACATCATAAAGTGGCCATGACAGGGGAAATATCAGTACGGGGACATGTTAAGCCTGTTGGTGGTGTACTCGCTAAAATAGAAGCAGCCCGAATTGCAGGGGCAGAGCGAGTTCTCATACCGCGAGAGAATTGGTTGGAAAGTTTTCAATCCATAGATTCACCCAAGGTAATTCCCATCAGTTCTCTCGATCAAGTCTTTGCAGAAGCCTTGATCGAAAAGGACCAAGAAAGCAAAGAAGAATTTCAGAAAAGTCACGAATTGCTCCCGGCTGCTGCTTTTGGTGTTATTGCATCCGATTCTATGGAAGAGCAACCGACCCTATGA
- a CDS encoding PRK06851 family protein — protein sequence MRIGHVRKVYAGANSSIGFFSYYDQIIEPDCTRILVIKGGPGVGKSSLMKSISAVMQEKGLDVEHHCCSSDNDSIDGLVIPAIGVALLDGTAPHVVDPKNPGVVDEIIHLGDYWDESKLVGSKAEVIRCNRQVGRLFSVAYSRLREARVAHDEWESYISESVHWPSIHNVTEEIHAQVFQGITANYQREAKIRHLFANAITPQGLVNYVSTLLSGYEHCYLLQGYPGTGKSTILSSIVEKAKRVGLDCEVYHCPFDPQKIDLVFIKDLKTLFIAESELLKLDLSNHKLRQQKIDLNEMIKDTLLSKWAPDISSAKTRFWHVFQEAVKAVGRAKAYHDELEKYYIPHMDFSAINERRERIKERILEYAKAQKVLAPS from the coding sequence ATGAGGATAGGGCATGTGCGCAAAGTTTATGCCGGGGCTAATAGTTCGATAGGCTTTTTTTCTTACTATGATCAAATTATAGAACCTGATTGCACCCGTATTCTGGTCATCAAAGGTGGACCTGGTGTCGGAAAGTCTTCTCTGATGAAGTCTATCAGTGCAGTAATGCAAGAAAAAGGGCTAGACGTGGAACATCATTGCTGCTCATCTGATAACGACTCTATTGACGGATTGGTTATTCCAGCCATAGGTGTTGCTTTGTTAGACGGTACAGCACCTCATGTGGTAGATCCTAAGAATCCCGGCGTGGTTGATGAAATTATTCATCTTGGCGATTATTGGGATGAAAGTAAGCTTGTTGGTTCAAAAGCTGAAGTTATACGTTGCAACCGTCAGGTAGGGCGACTCTTTTCAGTTGCCTATAGCCGCTTGCGTGAAGCAAGAGTGGCTCATGACGAATGGGAATCATATATCAGTGAAAGTGTGCACTGGCCCTCCATTCACAATGTGACAGAAGAAATTCATGCTCAGGTCTTTCAAGGTATTACGGCCAATTATCAAAGAGAAGCAAAGATACGCCATCTTTTTGCCAATGCCATTACGCCTCAAGGTCTTGTTAACTATGTTTCTACCTTATTATCAGGTTATGAACATTGCTATCTGCTACAAGGCTATCCAGGCACTGGTAAATCAACGATCCTTTCATCAATCGTAGAAAAAGCGAAAAGGGTAGGGTTAGACTGTGAAGTCTATCATTGCCCCTTTGACCCTCAAAAAATTGATCTGGTATTCATTAAAGATTTAAAAACCCTTTTTATTGCAGAATCAGAATTGCTCAAATTGGATCTAAGTAATCATAAGCTCCGACAGCAAAAGATTGATCTTAACGAAATGATCAAAGATACCCTTCTATCGAAGTGGGCACCGGATATATCATCGGCAAAAACACGTTTCTGGCATGTATTTCAGGAAGCTGTAAAAGCCGTTGGTCGCGCCAAAGCCTATCATGATGAACTGGAGAAATACTATATACCACACATGGACTTTTCAGCGATTAATGAGCGAAGAGAAAGAATCAAAGAAAGAATCTTAGAATATGCAAAAGCACAAAAAGTCTTAGCGCCTTCGTAA
- the yihA gene encoding ribosome biogenesis GTP-binding protein YihA/YsxC: protein MEEERNHPPYRITESHFVISAVGPDQYPEEPWPEVAMVGRSNVGKSSLINKICNRKNMARTSSKPGKTQTLNFYQINKDAHLVDLPGYGYANVPKSLKSTWGKMMERYLRDRQQLRGVLQLIDIRHSPTKDDVAMNEWLAHFGIATAVIITKADKISKGRYPQHVKEIRKTLNIAPHIPTIIFSAETGEGKEEVLELLDYLWHFEEGEIDS from the coding sequence ATGGAAGAAGAACGCAACCATCCACCCTATCGTATTACAGAGTCTCATTTTGTAATCAGCGCTGTTGGGCCTGATCAGTATCCTGAAGAGCCCTGGCCAGAAGTAGCCATGGTAGGACGCTCTAACGTAGGAAAATCGTCCCTCATCAATAAGATTTGCAATCGTAAAAACATGGCTCGTACATCATCGAAGCCAGGAAAGACGCAAACGCTTAATTTTTATCAAATCAATAAAGATGCACACCTCGTAGACTTACCTGGTTACGGCTATGCCAACGTACCCAAGTCATTGAAATCAACTTGGGGTAAAATGATGGAACGATATCTTCGGGATCGTCAGCAATTGCGAGGCGTTTTACAACTTATCGATATTCGGCACAGCCCTACGAAAGATGATGTAGCGATGAATGAATGGCTGGCTCACTTTGGCATTGCAACAGCCGTCATTATAACCAAAGCAGACAAAATCTCCAAAGGAAGATATCCTCAACATGTCAAAGAAATTCGCAAAACTTTGAACATAGCCCCCCATATCCCAACGATTATCTTTTCAGCTGAAACGGGCGAAGGCAAAGAAGAAGTTCTTGAATTACTCGATTATCTCTGGCACTTTGAAGAAGGAGAAATCGATAGCTAA
- the asnB gene encoding asparagine synthase (glutamine-hydrolyzing), with amino-acid sequence MCGIAGWFDSERDLRSKSASVELEKMVNHLSHRGPDASAQWQSQAVALGHSRLIVVDPAGGAQPMIRCQGNNKFVIVYNGELYNTPELRQDLVDAGYTFQSHSDTEVLLNAFIHWRQGAVERLNGIYAFAVWDVEKQSLFMARDRFGVKPLFYTQRGSAFLFASELKALLAHELIEPEVDVEGLAEIFALGPARTPGHGVFRDIKELKPGHALEINGQGKRIWPYWQLVSKEHEEDLEQTTSMVRELLEDAVTRQLVADVPICTFLSGGLDSSALTALAAQKYNLEGEKLRSFSVDYQDNERYFKAGDFQPDADRPWIERVSKHYGTDHRYVVINTEQLIESLYEAMRGRDLPGMADVDGSLLLFCKEVKKEATVALSGECADEVFGGYPWFHRQEILEKDQFPWSPLQADRFTFLSPQLRHEMKPEEYLSRRYRESIEEVPRLPGEESIEARRREIFYLNIQWFMANLLDRKDRMSMATGLEVRVPFCDHRLVEYAWNIPWSMKAWKGREKGLLRRALQGLLPDDVIERKKSPYPKTHHPVYRQTVIRQLQEVLHDSNSPLLALVDRNYLLSLLEREKQVEGTMERPWFGQLMTRPQFFAYLLQVNMWLQEYKVKIC; translated from the coding sequence ATGTGCGGTATAGCAGGTTGGTTTGATAGTGAAAGAGATTTACGCTCAAAAAGTGCTAGCGTAGAATTGGAAAAAATGGTAAATCATCTGTCTCATCGAGGCCCTGATGCCTCTGCGCAATGGCAATCACAAGCCGTTGCCTTAGGGCATAGTCGATTAATCGTCGTGGACCCGGCAGGAGGCGCTCAGCCGATGATTCGCTGTCAAGGCAATAACAAGTTTGTTATTGTTTATAACGGTGAGCTATATAACACACCGGAGCTACGGCAAGACTTAGTTGACGCAGGTTATACTTTTCAGTCTCATTCAGATACGGAAGTTTTGCTGAACGCTTTTATCCACTGGCGACAAGGTGCTGTTGAGCGACTTAATGGTATATATGCTTTTGCAGTCTGGGACGTAGAAAAACAAAGTCTCTTTATGGCACGGGATCGTTTTGGTGTAAAACCACTGTTCTATACCCAACGGGGAAGTGCTTTTCTTTTCGCATCAGAGCTTAAAGCGCTACTGGCGCATGAATTGATTGAACCGGAAGTGGATGTAGAAGGTCTAGCAGAAATCTTTGCCCTGGGGCCGGCGCGCACACCAGGTCATGGTGTTTTTCGTGATATTAAAGAATTAAAGCCTGGTCATGCACTAGAAATCAATGGGCAGGGAAAACGAATCTGGCCCTATTGGCAACTGGTTAGCAAAGAGCATGAAGAGGATCTAGAGCAAACAACATCTATGGTGCGAGAGTTGCTAGAAGACGCTGTAACCCGACAGTTGGTTGCTGATGTACCTATCTGTACCTTCCTCTCAGGAGGACTTGACTCCAGTGCTCTAACGGCGCTCGCTGCTCAGAAATATAATCTAGAAGGAGAAAAACTGCGTTCTTTTTCTGTTGATTATCAGGACAATGAGCGCTATTTCAAAGCCGGAGACTTTCAGCCCGATGCCGATCGCCCTTGGATTGAAAGGGTATCAAAGCATTATGGTACCGACCATCGTTATGTAGTCATTAACACAGAGCAACTCATTGAATCGCTCTATGAGGCTATGCGAGGACGGGATCTTCCTGGGATGGCTGATGTAGATGGTTCGTTGCTTCTTTTCTGCAAGGAGGTTAAAAAAGAAGCCACAGTAGCCCTTTCCGGAGAATGTGCTGATGAAGTTTTTGGAGGCTATCCTTGGTTTCATCGTCAAGAAATCTTAGAGAAAGATCAATTTCCATGGTCTCCTTTACAAGCAGATCGTTTTACTTTTCTATCGCCTCAATTACGCCATGAAATGAAGCCAGAAGAATATCTATCTCGTCGCTACAGAGAGTCGATAGAAGAAGTGCCTAGACTGCCTGGTGAAGAATCTATAGAGGCACGACGCCGGGAAATCTTTTACCTGAATATTCAATGGTTCATGGCCAATCTATTGGATCGTAAAGATAGAATGAGCATGGCGACAGGATTAGAAGTGCGTGTACCTTTTTGCGATCATCGCTTGGTTGAGTATGCGTGGAATATACCCTGGTCGATGAAAGCTTGGAAAGGTCGCGAAAAAGGTTTGCTACGGCGTGCCTTACAAGGCCTACTGCCTGATGATGTTATTGAACGCAAAAAAAGTCCCTATCCGAAAACCCATCACCCAGTCTATCGTCAAACAGTCATTCGTCAATTGCAAGAAGTACTTCATGACAGCAATTCGCCATTGTTAGCCCTTGTGGATCGTAACTACCTACTTTCCTTATTAGAAAGAGAAAAGCAGGTAGAAGGTACAATGGAGCGACCTTGGTTTGGTCAATTAATGACTCGGCCACAGTTTTTTGCTTACCTATTGCAAGTAAATATGTGGCTTCAAGAATATAAAGTGAAAATTTGTTAA
- a CDS encoding Lon protease family protein, with protein sequence MVTARGSRGRPRQIYRVPSQKLSAYCEPQRFAFASTEEVEPLAIPLIGQDKALRAMDFGMAITQQGFHIFVTGPVGTGKSDFALSRVKERAADRDIPPDLLIVHNFKQPERPLCLFLPAGRGCEFREDIKWLYEEMRTGLRKAIEDEEFEQRKNEYLQQVEAKLAEAFYEMEESARLEGFVLQKSSNGIFTVPLNDSGKAMTKEEFEDLEEEERQLLSAKERKLEMQLAHIVRRTRSIQKETTTHLGDMEKEAARQATVPLVEILIAKYEEIDKVKDYLFAMQEDVVRHLDEMKESNLEGEKTEQVLSLSTMSRIGKKETMKRYEVNLFVDRSKESGAPVVIEMNPTYNNLFGKLEYRSTFGSLVTDFTMFKAGAIHKANGGYLILPAKELLTAPGAWDGLKRILKKGEMTVENLGDHLGLSVATTIKPEPIPIDLKVVLLGHPKIYNLLYQWDEDFQKLFKVRVDFASYVERQDKTMDQYAAYISTLCRQEKLLPFDAAAVAAVIDDASRRMSHQLKLSVNVEEMRDLLVQSSLWAKQAGAQFVGAEHIEKAVEEKRYRRSRLEEQVRELMQEGTILIDTDGAVLGQVNALALVQQGDYIFGKPSRITASLYMGRNGIVNIERETHMSGQSHSKGILILSSFFASRFAKDRPLAFSATLTFEQLYEGVDGDSASSAELYALMSLMADLPLDQSIAVTGSVNQKGEIQPIGGVNEKVESFFYLCKKRGLTGKQGVIIPVQNLPHLMLHRDVIQAVEDEFFHIYAIKNVDEGIAILTGLEAGEMSDEGLYPADSVNGRIADTLQAMNDKWRKLQGPNGKSSKNGFVQKKAKKS encoded by the coding sequence GTGGTAACAGCAAGGGGTTCCAGGGGGAGGCCTAGACAAATCTATCGAGTTCCTTCTCAGAAGCTATCGGCCTATTGTGAACCTCAACGTTTTGCCTTTGCTTCAACGGAAGAAGTTGAACCTTTAGCAATTCCTTTGATTGGGCAAGATAAAGCCCTTCGTGCCATGGATTTTGGTATGGCGATTACACAACAAGGATTTCATATTTTTGTAACCGGTCCAGTAGGAACGGGAAAAAGTGATTTTGCACTTTCTCGAGTGAAAGAAAGGGCTGCCGATAGAGATATACCACCTGATCTTCTTATTGTGCACAATTTCAAGCAACCGGAGCGACCGCTCTGTTTATTTTTACCTGCTGGTAGGGGCTGTGAATTTCGAGAAGATATAAAGTGGCTTTATGAAGAAATGCGGACGGGACTTCGTAAAGCGATTGAAGATGAAGAATTTGAACAACGTAAAAATGAATACTTGCAACAAGTAGAAGCGAAGCTGGCAGAAGCTTTTTATGAAATGGAAGAGTCGGCTCGGTTAGAGGGCTTTGTACTGCAAAAAAGTAGCAATGGTATTTTTACGGTACCTCTCAACGATTCAGGCAAAGCTATGACCAAGGAAGAGTTCGAGGATTTAGAAGAAGAAGAACGGCAGCTCCTTTCTGCTAAAGAGCGGAAGTTAGAAATGCAGTTGGCTCATATTGTGCGACGAACTAGAAGTATACAGAAAGAAACGACGACCCATCTCGGTGATATGGAAAAAGAAGCAGCTCGACAAGCGACAGTGCCCCTTGTTGAAATCCTTATAGCGAAGTATGAAGAAATAGATAAAGTAAAAGACTATCTTTTTGCTATGCAAGAAGATGTAGTGCGCCATCTCGATGAAATGAAAGAATCAAATCTAGAAGGAGAAAAGACAGAACAAGTTTTATCTTTGTCTACCATGAGCAGAATAGGCAAAAAAGAGACAATGAAACGCTATGAAGTCAATCTTTTTGTAGATCGGTCCAAAGAAAGTGGCGCGCCTGTTGTCATTGAAATGAATCCTACCTATAACAATCTTTTTGGCAAGCTGGAGTATCGAAGTACTTTTGGGAGTCTGGTTACCGATTTTACGATGTTCAAAGCAGGCGCCATTCATAAAGCCAATGGTGGTTATCTTATCCTTCCTGCCAAAGAGCTTCTTACAGCACCGGGTGCTTGGGATGGTCTCAAAAGAATTCTCAAAAAAGGAGAAATGACTGTTGAGAATCTTGGAGATCATCTTGGTCTATCGGTGGCAACTACGATCAAGCCAGAGCCCATTCCCATTGATCTGAAAGTCGTTCTGTTGGGTCATCCGAAGATTTACAATTTATTATATCAATGGGACGAAGATTTTCAGAAATTATTCAAAGTTCGTGTTGATTTTGCATCTTATGTAGAGCGGCAAGATAAAACGATGGATCAATATGCAGCCTATATTAGTACGCTTTGTCGTCAGGAAAAGCTGTTGCCTTTTGATGCAGCGGCTGTGGCAGCTGTTATTGATGATGCCAGTCGACGGATGAGTCATCAGCTGAAGCTATCTGTTAACGTAGAAGAGATGAGAGATCTACTGGTTCAATCGTCACTCTGGGCGAAGCAAGCAGGTGCACAATTCGTTGGAGCAGAACATATTGAAAAAGCTGTAGAAGAAAAGCGATATCGACGTAGTCGTCTGGAAGAACAAGTAAGAGAGCTTATGCAAGAAGGTACTATTTTAATTGATACAGATGGCGCCGTGCTAGGGCAGGTAAATGCACTAGCCCTCGTTCAGCAAGGCGATTATATCTTCGGTAAGCCCAGTCGTATCACAGCTAGCCTTTATATGGGGCGAAATGGTATTGTGAATATTGAGCGCGAGACTCATATGAGCGGACAGAGTCACTCCAAAGGGATTCTTATCCTTTCTTCTTTCTTTGCTTCTCGCTTTGCGAAAGATCGCCCTCTTGCTTTTAGTGCGACCCTAACATTTGAACAGCTCTATGAAGGCGTGGATGGCGATAGCGCCTCTTCGGCGGAACTCTATGCCTTGATGTCCCTGATGGCAGATCTACCCCTTGATCAATCTATTGCCGTTACAGGATCGGTGAATCAAAAGGGAGAAATTCAGCCTATCGGTGGCGTCAATGAGAAGGTAGAAAGCTTTTTTTATCTTTGTAAAAAGCGAGGCCTAACAGGAAAGCAAGGCGTCATCATTCCTGTACAGAATTTGCCCCATTTGATGCTGCATCGAGATGTGATTCAAGCGGTGGAAGATGAATTTTTTCATATCTACGCTATTAAAAATGTTGATGAAGGCATAGCGATTTTAACAGGTCTGGAAGCAGGAGAAATGAGTGATGAAGGTCTTTATCCGGCAGACTCTGTCAATGGTCGTATTGCGGATACACTACAAGCGATGAACGACAAATGGCGTAAACTTCAAGGCCCCAATGGCAAAAGTAGTAAAAATGGCTTTGTTCAGAAAAAAGCTAAAAAAAGCTAA
- a CDS encoding rod-binding protein, producing MKAIDGFSTSQIKIQSPTVAGIGAGGLSNPSFQQLLDGKITEKAEQLAQAIDSEIEKGQGKGSKEAEEKRLRELCQDFESLLIHQMIKSMRSTIDRSQLIPESPGRQIWEGMLDEEYSKEMAKKEELGLATMLYEDLSRGLGRK from the coding sequence ATGAAGGCGATAGACGGTTTTTCTACAAGCCAAATCAAGATACAAAGCCCAACCGTTGCAGGAATTGGCGCAGGTGGATTGAGCAACCCATCTTTTCAACAACTGCTTGATGGAAAAATAACAGAAAAAGCGGAGCAATTGGCTCAAGCCATTGATAGTGAGATAGAAAAAGGGCAAGGAAAAGGCTCGAAAGAGGCTGAGGAGAAGCGACTTCGTGAACTCTGCCAAGACTTTGAGTCCCTCTTAATTCACCAGATGATTAAAAGCATGCGCAGCACCATCGATCGCTCTCAATTGATTCCGGAAAGTCCAGGACGTCAAATATGGGAAGGTATGCTCGATGAAGAGTATTCCAAAGAGATGGCTAAGAAAGAAGAGCTTGGCCTTGCTACCATGCTTTATGAAGATTTGAGTAGAGGCTTGGGGCGAAAATAG